One region of Jeotgalibacillus aurantiacus genomic DNA includes:
- a CDS encoding GNAT family N-acetyltransferase: MSFPELETDRLKLTMMREDFIDPYFEIMSNDEVTKFYGMDSLKHKDDAKKIISSMKNTYESKRGMRWGMVLKETGDFVGTLGLNNLNIPGKRAEIGYELAPDYWGQGITSEAVEEVLRYSFHELGLFRIGAVTYSQNEPSMKLLKRFGFEKEGILRGYLYQNSKSHDAVVFSLLEPDFQG, encoded by the coding sequence ATGAGTTTTCCTGAATTAGAAACGGATAGATTAAAGTTGACGATGATGCGTGAGGATTTTATTGATCCTTATTTTGAGATTATGTCTAACGATGAAGTAACAAAATTTTACGGGATGGATTCTTTGAAGCATAAAGATGATGCAAAAAAGATCATTTCATCTATGAAAAATACATATGAAAGCAAGCGTGGCATGAGATGGGGCATGGTCTTAAAAGAGACAGGTGATTTTGTCGGCACGCTTGGGCTTAACAACCTGAATATTCCAGGGAAGCGGGCAGAGATCGGATATGAGCTGGCTCCTGATTATTGGGGACAGGGAATTACGAGTGAAGCTGTGGAAGAGGTGCTGAGGTATTCGTTTCATGAGCTCGGGTTGTTCAGAATCGGTGCAGTCACCTATTCTCAAAATGAACCGTCCATGAAATTGTTGAAAAGGTTCGGTTTTGAGAAGGAAGGGATTTTGCGGGGCTATCTCTATCAAAATAGTAAGTCGCATGATGCGGTGGTGTTTTCGCTTTTAGAGCCGGATTTTCAAGGGTAG